CTAACACAGCCACCAACAATATAGGCTTCACAGCCAAATTCTTTTATAGAATATAAAGTTTTGTTCACATAATCGGGTATGCTAATGTTCATATGTCCCTCCATAATTATACTTAGTATAACATAGTATTAGCAGATTACAATTGAAAATTCACTATCTAATTAGACAAGAAAATGACTTTGAAGATTTTCTTCAAAGTCATTTTTATGAAAAAGGGGTTACATATTCATTATCAATTACTCTACGAATTCTTTCCTCATCTATATCAGGTAATAATGTATTATTGGAGGTTTCAAATAATGTCAATCCTTCATAATCATGATACACTATTTCCCATGTATTATCCACTATCTTTAAAATAAAGCGATTTAGACCTTTTGATATGAATTTAGGATAGTCTTTATTTTTCTCTAATTCTAAATCAATTTTTAGTGAAGCATACTCTCCATTAATATTTATATCATGTACAATTATTTCAAATGGATATTTATGCTTATTTACAAGTGCATATTTCATATCTTCTACATGTTTTCTTTGTATTATTATTTTTTTCAAAGCAGTTACCTTATTTTTGTTTTGAATAGTACTCATATCTAAAAAACTTTCTATATCTATGTACTCAAGCCTTACATATGCCTCATATTGAATATTGAGAAAGTTTTCAATAAAATCCAGGAGATCCTTTTCTTCCTTACTATATTCATTGCATCCAGTTAAATATAAATTTGAAATAATGATAATTATCAATATTAATCTTGTCTTCACATTATCCCCCCAACCCAGATATAATCAATCGTAATTGTTCCTCATAATATATAACAGTTTAGGAAGCCATTTTGTGACATGTTTTTAGAAAATAATTTATTAAATTTATTTAATACTTGTCTAATTTAGCTAGATATGACCTTTCATATATTTGGACATATTACAATAACCTAAAATTACCACAATACCATCATAAAAAGGACCCTGAAGTCAAGCTTCAAAGTCCTCTATTCCTAATATCTTTTTAATAAAATTGTAGCATTATGTCCTCCAAATCCAAGTGAATTGGACATTGCATATTTAATATCCTTTTCTACCATCTTATTAGGTGTATAATTAAGGTCACATTCCTCATCTGGATTTTCATAGTTTATAGTTGGAGGAATCTTTCCATTCCTTAAAGCTAAGGCTGTAGCTATAGCTTCTATTCCACCAGCAGCTCCCAAAAGATGACCTGTCATGGATTTAGTTGAGCTTATGTTTAATTCATAAGCATGTTCTTTAAAGATATTTTTTATAGCTAATGTTTCTAACTTATCATTAAAGTAAGTAGAAGTTCCATGTGCATTGATATATCCAACTTCTTTGTTGTCAATATTCCCATCCTCTAACGCCAAAGCCATGGCCTTTGTAGCTCCATTAGCTTCTGGATCTGGTTGAGTTATGTGGAATGCATCTGATGTAGCACCATATCCTACTACTTCTGCATAAATCGTAGCTCCTCTTTTTACAGCATGTTCTAGCTCTTCTAATATAAGTATGCCTGAACCTTCTCCCATTATAAATCCGTCTCTTTCCTTATCAAAAGGACGACAAGCTTTAGAAGGATCATCATTTTTTGTAGACAGAGCCTTCATTGAAGTAAAGCCTGCTACTGCTACTGGTGTTATTGATGCTTCAGTACCTCCAGTAACTACCATATCAAGGTATCCATGCTTAATCATTCTGTAGGATTCCCCTATGGCATGTGTAGCTGATGCACATGCAGTTGTTAAGGTCATAGAAGCCCCAGTTAAGCCAAAGTTCATAGATACTTGACCAGCAGCCATATTGGATATCATCATTGGTATGAACAGAGGACTAACTCTGTTTGGACCTTTTTCGGTGTATTTAACAACCTCACCTTCTAAGGTATCAATACCGCCTATTCCTGAACCAATTATAGTACCTATTCTATCCTTATTTAGCTCATCTAGATTTATATTTCCATCTTCTATAGCTAACTTTGTAGCTACAACTGCAAATTGAGCAAATCTATCCATTCTCTTAGCTTCTTTTTT
The DNA window shown above is from Tissierella sp. Yu-01 and carries:
- the fabF gene encoding beta-ketoacyl-ACP synthase II: MKRVVITGLGAITPIGTGKDNFWNSLLGGKSGIGYITRFDAANHDVKIGAEVKDFNPQDYLDKKEAKRMDRFAQFAVVATKLAIEDGNINLDELNKDRIGTIIGSGIGGIDTLEGEVVKYTEKGPNRVSPLFIPMMISNMAAGQVSMNFGLTGASMTLTTACASATHAIGESYRMIKHGYLDMVVTGGTEASITPVAVAGFTSMKALSTKNDDPSKACRPFDKERDGFIMGEGSGILILEELEHAVKRGATIYAEVVGYGATSDAFHITQPDPEANGATKAMALALEDGNIDNKEVGYINAHGTSTYFNDKLETLAIKNIFKEHAYELNISSTKSMTGHLLGAAGGIEAIATALALRNGKIPPTINYENPDEECDLNYTPNKMVEKDIKYAMSNSLGFGGHNATILLKRY